A genomic window from Pelorhabdus rhamnosifermentans includes:
- a CDS encoding DUF2284 domain-containing protein, with the protein MTFDFDALIQDALALKADHAAIIEVSAIRFVEDFRKACEQNTCGKYNTNWVCPPAVGSFDELKARACQFKQGLLFQTVYQLAKTFDWKGMMAAKKICDGVFRGILDNVKHKHNLQDILALNAGSCAGCPRCAYLDKEKCRFPDQAFASVEAYGIDVINMEKACGIPYYNGKNTVSYVGLILFNIGPEYTKD; encoded by the coding sequence ATGACATTTGATTTTGATGCGTTAATTCAGGACGCTTTAGCTTTAAAGGCAGATCATGCCGCAATTATCGAGGTATCTGCTATTCGATTCGTCGAAGATTTCCGAAAAGCTTGTGAACAGAATACCTGTGGAAAATATAATACCAACTGGGTGTGCCCTCCTGCAGTTGGTTCTTTTGATGAATTAAAGGCTAGGGCTTGCCAATTTAAACAAGGTCTGTTGTTTCAGACGGTCTATCAGTTGGCGAAAACTTTTGATTGGAAAGGCATGATGGCCGCGAAAAAAATCTGTGATGGAGTATTCCGGGGAATTCTGGACAATGTAAAACATAAGCACAATCTACAAGATATTCTCGCACTAAATGCCGGATCATGTGCGGGTTGTCCAAGATGTGCTTATTTAGACAAGGAAAAGTGCAGATTTCCCGATCAAGCCTTTGCTTCAGTTGAAGCCTATGGAATTGATGTCATTAATATGGAAAAGGCTTGTGGAATTCCCTATTACAATGGAAAAAATACGGTTTCATACGTCGGTCTTATTTTATTTAATATAGGTCCAGAATACACCAAAGATTGA
- a CDS encoding methylenetetrahydrofolate reductase — translation MVEKSKLQKILEAGKFSVTAEIGPPASADADFVAKKARNLKGFIDAANVTDNQTAIVRMSSIAASCLALQEGVEPVVQMTCRDRNRLAIQSDLLGAYALGLRNLLCLSGDHQSFGNHPQSKNVYDIDSIQMIQALKKMKDEKVLIAGNSTKKPAEFFLGATANPFADPEELQFIRLQKKINAGAQFIQTQAIYDMERFKKWMERVREAELHKKTYILAGVLVNKSLKSLEMTKKVAGMSVPDLFVERMEAASSKEAEGFKIALELISEIKKIDGVSGIHIMAVGWESIVPAIVEKAGFLPRPLL, via the coding sequence ATGGTGGAAAAAAGTAAGCTACAGAAGATCCTAGAAGCGGGAAAATTTTCGGTAACTGCTGAAATAGGGCCGCCAGCAAGCGCAGATGCTGATTTCGTAGCAAAAAAAGCTAGAAATCTAAAAGGATTTATTGATGCGGCTAATGTTACGGACAATCAGACGGCTATTGTAAGAATGTCCAGTATAGCGGCTTCCTGTTTAGCTTTACAGGAAGGGGTGGAACCGGTAGTACAAATGACTTGCAGAGACAGGAATAGACTGGCGATACAAAGTGATCTATTAGGAGCCTATGCATTAGGGCTAAGAAATTTGTTGTGCTTGTCAGGAGATCATCAATCTTTCGGAAATCATCCCCAATCCAAAAATGTATATGACATCGACTCCATACAAATGATCCAGGCATTAAAAAAAATGAAAGATGAGAAGGTACTGATTGCCGGTAATTCCACCAAAAAACCTGCTGAATTCTTTCTTGGGGCTACAGCAAATCCATTTGCCGACCCGGAAGAACTGCAATTTATCAGACTTCAGAAGAAGATAAACGCCGGTGCTCAATTTATCCAGACCCAGGCTATCTATGATATGGAAAGATTTAAAAAGTGGATGGAAAGAGTCAGGGAAGCCGAACTTCATAAGAAGACTTACATTCTGGCGGGAGTATTGGTAAATAAATCTCTGAAATCGTTAGAAATGACGAAAAAGGTTGCAGGTATGAGCGTTCCAGATCTGTTTGTCGAGAGAATGGAGGCTGCTTCATCGAAGGAAGCCGAAGGATTTAAAATAGCACTGGAGTTGATCAGTGAGATAAAAAAAATCGATGGCGTTAGTGGAATTCACATCATGGCAGTCGGGTGGGAAAGTATTGTACCTGCGATAGTAGAGAAGGCGGGATTCCTGCCGCGTCCGTTACTATAA
- a CDS encoding hydrogenase iron-sulfur subunit yields the protein MANQTVIESAGKIKVETWEPTIITFLCNWCSYAGADLAGTSRLQYPPNIRVIRVPCSGRMNPLYIIKALIEGADGVMVSGCHPGDCHYISGNLFARRRFTVLKKLLITAGIEPKRIYFTWISASEGQRFATIVNEVTDHVKKLGPNRIIRSEINEF from the coding sequence ATGGCGAATCAGACGGTTATTGAAAGTGCCGGAAAAATAAAAGTTGAAACTTGGGAGCCTACAATCATTACTTTCCTTTGCAATTGGTGCAGCTATGCGGGGGCCGACCTTGCTGGAACAAGCAGATTGCAATATCCGCCTAATATTAGAGTAATCAGGGTGCCTTGTTCAGGTCGGATGAACCCGTTATACATTATCAAGGCGTTGATTGAAGGTGCGGACGGCGTAATGGTGTCTGGCTGTCATCCTGGCGACTGCCATTATATTTCAGGAAATCTGTTTGCCAGAAGGCGTTTTACAGTTCTTAAGAAATTGTTGATCACAGCAGGAATTGAGCCGAAGCGGATTTATTTCACCTGGATTTCTGCTTCGGAGGGACAACGATTTGCCACGATTGTAAACGAAGTAACGGATCATGTTAAAAAACTCGGCCCTAATAGGATCATTAGGAGTGAAATAAATGAGTTTTGA
- a CDS encoding GntR family transcriptional regulator has protein sequence MTKINRRNFIPAYYQLADDIKRQIEIGKLKDGDMISTEEQLGELYGISRMTVRHGLSLLAEAGLIETIKGKGTFVHPPRLNQFLIDLPSTADRSEQYRYKLLEVKFVRDNNNRYVQELGLAPNAKVILLKRILYKNDIPVAIENKYLSYLRGTPLLEVQLEYADFPEVVAKHQETVPVRNEMIITVDVITPDQAELLQIEPNVPALMIKQVIYSKDDKPLGISHMVCNKDRFQLKATSYPHF, from the coding sequence ATGACAAAAATTAATAGGCGAAATTTTATTCCCGCGTATTATCAACTTGCTGACGATATTAAGCGCCAAATTGAAATAGGTAAGCTAAAAGACGGGGATATGATTTCGACTGAAGAACAACTTGGTGAACTCTACGGTATCAGTCGGATGACTGTACGACACGGACTGTCTTTATTAGCCGAAGCCGGATTGATCGAAACCATAAAGGGAAAGGGGACTTTTGTTCACCCCCCCAGGTTGAACCAATTCCTGATCGATTTACCCAGTACGGCTGATCGTTCAGAACAATATCGGTATAAGTTACTGGAAGTTAAATTTGTTCGCGACAATAATAATCGCTATGTTCAAGAACTGGGGCTTGCGCCCAACGCTAAAGTCATCCTGTTGAAGCGTATTTTGTATAAGAACGATATTCCAGTGGCTATTGAAAACAAATACCTGTCCTATTTGCGAGGTACGCCACTACTTGAGGTCCAACTGGAATACGCCGATTTTCCGGAAGTAGTAGCTAAGCATCAAGAGACTGTGCCAGTACGAAATGAAATGATAATCACAGTCGATGTCATAACTCCCGACCAGGCCGAATTGTTGCAGATTGAACCAAATGTCCCGGCCCTGATGATCAAGCAGGTGATTTATTCCAAGGATGACAAGCCCCTCGGAATATCGCATATGGTTTGTAATAAAGACCGGTTTCAACTTAAGGCGACATCCTATCCTCATTTCTGA
- a CDS encoding hydrogenase iron-sulfur subunit yields the protein MNIAIVGKSGVNKLLYDQFLAEGYTPILIENVNEVVALHGEVGAFSICTLQGTLEVSCIVFAEQAKTSKSYGENQEGQTPLPTISLLEANYNRLCEKKNMPIVFLMDYPTESPAFMTRIAIAKALKIAGKRRTVIYLTRFVRTAEKGLENLYSQARIAGVVFVKYNKFSAEYNWEADMFTLQISDGYEDLTLNTSALISSDKIMINESIDKAASVLKLKSVQGGVIDNNRSFLFPDYTNRKGIHVFSYADNEFQGEELALRIKSIVSNVKNDFNHLTNHPYAQVDPTKCTVCYTCYRVCPHAAMVLDNEISAMKNLQNNCYACGICVSVCPAGAISIIKNDKVEKSSSNKTGKLKIFCCENSGEIAIRKLYNQLLNDFESIDITAIVCGGDLSAAMILSALQDYTKVLVAVCIDEACQHFEGNQRAVKQVERVKGMLDAAGMDTANIEVVKLSNAMPQVVFDYISSMV from the coding sequence ATGAACATTGCAATTGTGGGTAAAAGTGGTGTTAATAAACTTTTATATGACCAGTTTCTGGCAGAAGGGTATACACCGATTTTGATAGAGAATGTCAATGAAGTGGTAGCCTTACATGGCGAAGTTGGGGCTTTTTCAATTTGTACATTACAGGGTACTTTGGAAGTAAGCTGTATTGTCTTTGCCGAACAGGCAAAAACCAGTAAGTCCTATGGAGAAAATCAGGAAGGACAGACTCCACTCCCTACTATTTCATTGTTAGAAGCGAATTACAATCGACTTTGTGAAAAAAAGAACATGCCGATTGTATTTTTAATGGATTATCCAACAGAATCTCCGGCATTCATGACCAGAATTGCAATTGCCAAAGCCCTGAAAATAGCAGGAAAAAGAAGAACTGTAATTTATTTAACCCGCTTTGTGAGAACAGCGGAAAAAGGGCTGGAAAACTTATATAGCCAGGCAAGAATTGCCGGGGTTGTCTTTGTCAAGTACAACAAATTTTCAGCAGAATATAATTGGGAAGCAGATATGTTCACTTTACAGATCTCTGATGGCTATGAAGACTTGACATTAAATACAAGCGCTTTAATTTCCTCAGATAAGATAATGATCAATGAGAGTATTGATAAGGCCGCCAGCGTACTAAAGCTAAAAAGTGTTCAAGGCGGAGTTATTGACAACAACAGAAGTTTCCTTTTCCCGGATTATACGAACAGGAAGGGAATCCATGTTTTTAGTTATGCTGACAATGAATTTCAGGGCGAAGAGCTGGCGCTTCGCATTAAGAGTATCGTATCGAATGTGAAAAATGACTTTAATCATTTAACAAATCATCCCTATGCGCAAGTGGATCCGACAAAGTGTACTGTCTGTTATACCTGTTACAGAGTCTGTCCACACGCTGCGATGGTTTTAGACAATGAGATTTCAGCAATGAAAAATCTACAAAATAATTGTTATGCTTGTGGCATCTGTGTTTCGGTTTGCCCGGCAGGCGCAATCAGTATTATAAAGAATGATAAAGTGGAAAAAAGTAGTAGTAATAAGACAGGAAAGCTCAAGATATTTTGCTGTGAGAACTCCGGTGAAATTGCTATTCGAAAGCTATATAACCAGCTTTTGAACGATTTTGAAAGCATTGATATCACAGCGATCGTTTGTGGCGGGGATTTAAGCGCTGCAATGATTTTATCTGCTTTACAAGATTATACAAAAGTTTTAGTTGCGGTATGCATTGATGAAGCGTGCCAACATTTTGAGGGAAATCAACGAGCCGTTAAGCAGGTAGAAAGAGTAAAGGGAATGCTCGATGCTGCCGGAATGGACACGGCAAATATTGAGGTTGTAAAGTTGTCTAATGCCATGCCACAGGTCGTTTTCGATTATATAAGTAGCATGGTTTGA
- a CDS encoding FAD-binding protein, whose translation MGSVLVIGGGLAGCTAAIELAENNREVIIVEKSAAIGGAVRYYGCLATDRCNHCGLCLVGELWKRVEEHENITILNNSQIKDILGTKGSYKAVLKSEKGIERVCDIAAVIVSIGFDQVDAKLTGSFESGDFNNVFTGKQMDQLCANRSRDGLFKQAPHSVAFIQCYGSRDIKQKAAYCSRVCCNYSTKVAKVLKNYYPEVRIVFFYMDLQQVEKGEYFESLSKLGIEFIRCRPVRFKPNSPGTIIYERPGFKGIIEEKFDFIVLSEGIHPSSDADMIAEICNLGLDGAGFLKYIASGDTTGIYITGCASGPKKIEESYADALQTAREIVAAVTT comes from the coding sequence ATGGGTTCTGTTTTAGTAATTGGCGGTGGTTTGGCGGGATGTACCGCAGCGATTGAGTTAGCAGAAAACAACAGAGAGGTTATTATTGTGGAAAAGTCCGCTGCAATAGGGGGGGCTGTCCGATATTACGGTTGTTTAGCTACAGATCGCTGCAATCATTGTGGGCTTTGTCTTGTCGGTGAGTTATGGAAACGGGTAGAGGAGCATGAGAATATAACAATTTTAAATAATTCGCAAATAAAAGACATTCTTGGGACCAAAGGCAGTTATAAAGCTGTTCTTAAAAGCGAGAAAGGCATAGAAAGGGTTTGTGATATTGCAGCAGTTATTGTTTCGATAGGATTTGATCAGGTTGATGCAAAATTGACTGGAAGCTTTGAATCAGGAGATTTCAATAATGTATTTACTGGCAAACAGATGGATCAACTCTGTGCCAATCGGAGCAGGGACGGTCTATTTAAACAAGCTCCTCACAGCGTTGCCTTTATACAGTGCTATGGCTCAAGAGATATAAAACAGAAAGCAGCCTATTGTTCGAGAGTATGCTGTAATTATTCAACAAAAGTTGCTAAGGTATTGAAAAACTATTATCCGGAAGTCCGAATTGTATTTTTTTACATGGACTTACAGCAAGTTGAAAAGGGGGAATATTTCGAAAGCTTGTCAAAACTGGGTATTGAATTTATTAGATGTCGACCCGTGCGGTTTAAACCCAACAGTCCTGGAACTATTATATATGAAAGACCGGGCTTTAAGGGAATTATTGAGGAGAAATTTGATTTTATCGTGTTATCTGAGGGAATACATCCGTCAAGCGATGCCGATATGATTGCGGAAATCTGTAATTTGGGTTTGGATGGAGCCGGATTTTTAAAATATATAGCAAGTGGCGATACAACAGGAATCTATATCACCGGTTGCGCATCAGGACCAAAGAAGATTGAAGAATCTTATGCGGATGCTTTACAGACGGCAAGAGAAATCGTTGCGGCAGTGACTACCTAA
- a CDS encoding methylenetetrahydrofolate reductase C-terminal domain-containing protein: protein MIIAEQKPFEEIIKWLDGYKKVLIAGCGTCVTVCMAGGETEALNLASLLELAGKKNNSNLEITVVTPKRQCDREFLDEIAAAVDKSEVVLSMACGAGIQFMAERFSSKLVLPAVNTKFIGVTREIGIWTEMCQGCGECVLEKTGGICPVTRCSKSLFNGPCGGSSEGKCEINSDTDCGWQLIYNKLKELGRLDKLNEIIEPKDWSNSRDGGPRKIVREDVII from the coding sequence TTGATCATTGCAGAGCAAAAACCTTTTGAAGAAATAATAAAATGGCTGGACGGCTATAAGAAAGTCTTAATAGCAGGCTGTGGAACCTGTGTAACCGTCTGTATGGCAGGTGGCGAAACAGAAGCATTGAATCTGGCGTCTTTATTGGAATTGGCAGGTAAAAAGAATAATTCCAATTTGGAAATAACTGTTGTGACACCGAAGCGGCAATGCGATAGGGAGTTTTTGGATGAAATTGCTGCGGCAGTTGACAAGTCGGAAGTTGTTTTATCTATGGCCTGTGGCGCCGGTATTCAATTTATGGCGGAAAGATTTAGCAGTAAACTTGTACTACCCGCTGTGAATACAAAATTTATTGGTGTAACACGAGAGATTGGAATCTGGACGGAAATGTGCCAGGGTTGTGGCGAATGTGTACTTGAAAAGACCGGTGGTATTTGTCCGGTAACACGCTGTTCCAAGAGCCTGTTCAACGGACCATGTGGTGGTTCTTCCGAAGGAAAATGTGAGATTAATTCTGATACTGACTGTGGATGGCAGCTGATTTATAACAAGCTGAAAGAATTGGGCAGACTTGATAAGCTCAATGAAATAATCGAACCCAAGGACTGGAGCAACAGTCGTGACGGCGGACCACGGAAAATCGTCAGAGAGGACGTCATTATTTAG
- a CDS encoding FAD-dependent oxidoreductase: protein MKKPVLVLGGGIAGIQASSDLAEMGVPVFIVESTPSIGGRMAQLDKTFPTNDCSACILAPKVTACYNHPLIKTFTWSELLEIKGEAPNFTAIIKQKPRYIDEDSCKGCNDCTLVCPIEAKSEFDMGIGKRHAIYKPFAQAVPNKVVIDKKGTSPCKYACPAHIDAHGYVTLIGQGRNEEALEVVRRTTPFAGVLGRVCFHPCENHCNRQYVDDSLSIASLKRFAADYEIQQEIMPKLEVNENRKDKKVAIIGSGPTGLNCAYQLALMGYSVTIFEALSQPGGMLKVGIPDYRLNKKILTREIQIIKNLGVEIKCNTPISEDLTFEDLRKQGYQAFFLGIGAHKNMRLNIPGEDSPAVVSSVEFLRKLNLGQSIKLGRKVFVIGGGNVAMDAARSAIRLGCDVTVLYRRTEQELPASVWEVEHAKAEGVKFKFLTAPVELLRDEKNAVFLKCEKNRLGQLDTSGRRHPEKIPGSEYLIAADTIITAIGQTVETELIVAAGISCFDQKGRIICDASTMRTNAKDIFAGGDAVTGPASMIEAVAAGNKAAKSIYNFLEGESIPIEPFLLPETPIEKVNFARLNKQVRASMPLLDMNKRVTTFDEVELGYTEEQAVKEALRCVDCSICCECRACEKACQSKAVCHEQTEEIIELAVSSVIWANGFDVSNKIPVELGYTRYEDVVTSMEYERILSASGPFQGHVQRPSDHKVPKRIAFIQCVGSRDSQCDSDYCSAVCCMYAVKEAQITKEHLPSVEDIDIYYMDMRAYGKDFDKYINSAKNKYGIKFIRSRVGGVLRDDDTGKLILKYCEESGGAVTAEYDMIVLSVGLSPKQEIQSLLAKNAIKTDKFGFIWVNEMKTPNTSKHGMLACGAAAGPKDIPETVVEASAAASEAAKIAGRCEVKQKDYNKFFLEPEEPVFRDVSKEAIRIGVFICHCGINIGGYLNVDNVVEYAETLPFVAYAGQNLYTCSVDAQKVIVEKIKEFNLNRVVVASCTPRTHEPLFQSVLSKAGLNPYLFTMANIRDQCSWVHMDQREDATAKAKDLVKMAVGKVIFAKQLTKQKINVNKSALVIGGGMAGITAALEIAGMGYKVCLVEKSSKLGGNAARMDTTPAGRWVGDYLQDFIHEVINNTLIEVKLNTEIKDIDGYVGNYSTVLTSEGIDREINHGVVVVATGAVERQPDEYLYGVNKKVITQMELEEVFKEVDQGEKASLKALKSVVMIQCVGSRDDKRPYCSRVCCNQAIKNAIKLKEMAQDINVTILYRDVRAYGLHEMNYKAARNAGVRFIHYEPEYKPQVFESKGKLVVQVIEPIQQAQITLEADALILSSAIIPEVDANKKLAQMLKVPMNQDGFFMEAHAKLKPVDFATEGVYLCGLAHAPKNLRESIVQGKAAAARAATVISKDMLETDGTIAKVDEPLCTGCGTCEKVCAYKAITIEAVKLRNGELVKKSKINPVLCKGCGTCSAICRCGAIDVSGFSDRQIINEIEYLLRK, encoded by the coding sequence ATGAAAAAACCTGTTCTTGTATTAGGAGGAGGTATTGCCGGAATTCAGGCATCATCCGATCTGGCAGAGATGGGGGTACCGGTTTTTATAGTTGAAAGTACGCCAAGTATTGGTGGCAGAATGGCTCAACTTGATAAGACATTTCCCACAAATGATTGTTCAGCTTGCATTTTGGCTCCGAAAGTTACGGCATGTTATAATCACCCCCTGATTAAAACTTTCACGTGGAGCGAATTGCTGGAAATCAAGGGGGAGGCACCCAATTTTACAGCCATAATTAAACAAAAGCCGCGCTATATTGATGAAGATTCCTGTAAGGGGTGTAATGACTGTACTTTGGTATGTCCGATCGAAGCAAAAAGTGAGTTCGATATGGGTATCGGCAAGCGACATGCCATTTATAAGCCTTTTGCGCAGGCAGTACCAAACAAAGTAGTCATTGATAAAAAGGGTACTTCTCCGTGTAAATATGCTTGTCCGGCCCATATCGATGCCCACGGCTATGTGACACTGATTGGACAAGGCAGAAATGAAGAAGCACTTGAAGTAGTGCGGCGGACCACTCCTTTCGCGGGAGTATTGGGAAGAGTTTGTTTTCACCCTTGTGAGAATCATTGCAACAGACAATATGTGGATGATTCACTATCCATCGCTTCATTAAAACGTTTTGCCGCAGATTACGAGATTCAGCAGGAAATCATGCCGAAGCTTGAAGTGAACGAAAACAGGAAAGACAAAAAAGTTGCGATCATCGGTTCAGGTCCGACCGGATTGAACTGTGCTTATCAACTGGCGTTAATGGGCTACTCTGTTACAATATTTGAAGCACTTTCACAGCCTGGCGGCATGTTAAAAGTTGGTATTCCTGATTATCGGCTAAATAAGAAGATACTTACCAGAGAGATACAGATTATTAAAAATTTGGGAGTTGAAATTAAGTGCAATACGCCGATATCTGAGGATTTAACCTTTGAAGATCTGAGAAAACAAGGCTATCAGGCATTTTTCCTGGGTATTGGAGCCCATAAGAATATGAGGTTAAATATTCCAGGCGAAGACTCGCCGGCGGTTGTATCCAGCGTGGAATTTTTACGGAAGCTTAATCTTGGGCAGTCAATCAAGTTAGGCAGGAAGGTATTCGTTATCGGCGGGGGAAATGTGGCGATGGATGCGGCGCGGTCCGCCATACGTCTGGGATGTGATGTTACAGTCTTATATCGAAGGACGGAACAGGAATTGCCTGCCAGCGTATGGGAAGTCGAACATGCTAAGGCTGAAGGCGTTAAGTTTAAATTCCTTACGGCGCCTGTTGAGTTACTTCGGGATGAAAAAAATGCGGTATTTTTGAAGTGTGAAAAAAATCGTCTTGGGCAGCTTGATACCAGCGGGCGAAGACACCCGGAAAAGATACCGGGTTCAGAGTATCTTATTGCAGCGGATACAATTATTACTGCCATCGGACAGACTGTGGAAACGGAATTAATTGTTGCTGCGGGTATTTCCTGTTTTGATCAAAAGGGCCGAATTATTTGTGATGCTTCAACGATGCGTACGAATGCAAAGGATATTTTTGCTGGCGGCGATGCAGTTACCGGCCCGGCTTCCATGATTGAAGCGGTAGCTGCAGGTAATAAAGCGGCAAAAAGCATCTATAATTTTTTGGAAGGCGAAAGTATTCCGATTGAACCTTTCTTGCTCCCCGAAACACCTATTGAGAAAGTCAATTTCGCCCGGCTCAATAAACAAGTCCGTGCTAGTATGCCTTTGCTTGATATGAACAAAAGAGTAACCACTTTTGATGAGGTGGAATTAGGCTACACGGAGGAACAGGCAGTAAAAGAAGCCTTACGCTGTGTTGATTGCTCCATTTGTTGTGAATGTAGAGCCTGTGAAAAAGCTTGTCAGTCAAAAGCGGTTTGCCATGAGCAAACCGAAGAAATTATTGAATTAGCGGTAAGTTCGGTCATTTGGGCGAATGGTTTTGATGTTTCAAATAAAATTCCGGTAGAATTGGGTTATACCCGCTATGAAGATGTAGTAACAAGTATGGAATATGAGCGAATTCTATCGGCGTCAGGACCTTTTCAGGGACATGTGCAAAGGCCGTCTGATCACAAAGTCCCAAAGCGTATTGCTTTTATACAGTGTGTTGGCTCACGGGACAGTCAATGTGACAGCGATTATTGCTCTGCAGTATGCTGTATGTATGCGGTAAAGGAAGCGCAGATTACCAAAGAACATTTGCCTTCAGTTGAAGATATCGATATTTACTATATGGATATGAGAGCCTATGGCAAAGACTTTGATAAGTATATTAACTCAGCTAAAAATAAATACGGCATAAAATTTATTCGAAGCAGGGTCGGTGGCGTATTACGCGATGATGATACAGGAAAGCTTATTCTAAAATATTGTGAAGAGAGCGGCGGGGCTGTAACAGCAGAATATGACATGATTGTCTTATCGGTCGGGTTAAGCCCCAAACAGGAAATTCAGTCCTTATTGGCAAAAAACGCTATCAAGACCGATAAATTCGGCTTTATTTGGGTCAATGAAATGAAAACGCCTAACACTTCCAAGCACGGGATGTTGGCGTGCGGCGCGGCAGCAGGGCCTAAGGATATTCCTGAAACGGTGGTGGAAGCAAGCGCAGCCGCTTCCGAAGCTGCCAAGATTGCCGGGCGATGTGAGGTGAAACAAAAGGATTATAACAAGTTCTTTTTGGAACCAGAAGAACCGGTTTTCCGGGATGTTTCCAAAGAAGCCATCCGGATCGGGGTATTTATTTGTCACTGCGGTATCAATATCGGTGGATATTTAAATGTAGACAACGTTGTAGAATATGCTGAAACGCTTCCTTTTGTAGCCTATGCCGGCCAAAATTTATATACTTGCTCGGTCGATGCTCAAAAGGTTATCGTTGAAAAAATCAAGGAATTCAATTTAAATCGGGTTGTTGTGGCATCTTGTACTCCACGGACTCATGAACCGCTTTTCCAAAGCGTGCTTTCCAAAGCAGGCTTAAATCCTTATTTGTTTACAATGGCCAATATTAGAGACCAGTGCTCATGGGTTCATATGGATCAGCGTGAGGATGCAACTGCGAAGGCCAAAGATTTAGTGAAAATGGCAGTAGGCAAGGTCATTTTCGCGAAACAATTGACAAAACAGAAAATTAACGTAAATAAATCAGCCTTGGTCATTGGCGGAGGAATGGCTGGTATAACGGCGGCTCTTGAAATAGCCGGAATGGGCTATAAAGTCTGTCTGGTGGAAAAGTCGTCTAAATTAGGCGGGAATGCCGCCAGAATGGATACAACGCCAGCAGGAAGGTGGGTCGGAGATTATCTTCAGGATTTTATCCATGAGGTAATAAATAACACGCTGATCGAAGTAAAGTTAAATACAGAAATTAAGGATATCGATGGCTATGTTGGCAATTATAGCACCGTTTTAACAAGCGAAGGGATCGATAGGGAAATCAACCACGGGGTTGTCGTCGTTGCAACAGGAGCGGTAGAGCGCCAGCCAGACGAATATTTATACGGCGTTAACAAGAAAGTGATCACGCAGATGGAGCTTGAAGAAGTCTTCAAAGAAGTTGATCAAGGCGAGAAAGCATCACTAAAAGCGCTTAAGAGCGTAGTTATGATTCAATGTGTGGGTTCCCGGGATGATAAAAGGCCTTATTGCAGCAGAGTTTGTTGTAATCAGGCAATTAAGAATGCGATTAAGCTTAAAGAAATGGCTCAAGACATAAATGTAACTATTCTGTACCGGGACGTACGGGCCTATGGCTTGCATGAGATGAATTATAAGGCGGCCAGAAATGCCGGGGTAAGGTTTATTCACTATGAACCTGAATATAAGCCCCAGGTATTTGAGAGCAAGGGAAAGCTTGTTGTCCAAGTAATAGAGCCGATACAGCAAGCACAAATTACTTTGGAAGCGGATGCTTTAATATTAAGCAGCGCTATTATTCCCGAAGTCGATGCCAATAAAAAACTCGCCCAAATGTTAAAAGTACCGATGAATCAGGATGGGTTCTTCATGGAAGCTCATGCCAAGCTGAAACCTGTTGATTTTGCAACGGAAGGAGTCTATCTTTGCGGTTTGGCCCATGCTCCTAAAAACCTGAGGGAAAGTATAGTTCAGGGAAAGGCTGCCGCGGCGCGGGCAGCAACTGTAATATCCAAAGATATGCTGGAAACAGACGGGACAATAGCGAAAGTTGATGAACCGCTTTGTACGGGATGCGGAACCTGTGAGAAAGTATGTGCTTATAAAGCAATCACTATCGAAGCTGTAAAGCTGAGAAATGGTGAACTTGTTAAAAAGTCGAAAATCAACCCGGTACTTTGCAAAGGATGCGGAACTTGTTCGGCGATTTGCCGGTGCGGTGCTATTGATGTGAGTGGTTTTTCAGACAGGCAGATTATCAATGAAATTGAATATCTGCTCAGGAAGTAG
- a CDS encoding 4Fe-4S dicluster domain-containing protein — translation MREVNSLDADFKNLIASKPGGERVKNCFLCGTCTAGCPVSSLDSAYNPREIMSKILLGMKEEVLSSPEIWQCQQCHTCVAHCPQDVRFADIVRVLRQIMIEEGFADKELPEKIEKIDTDLKNMRIERIRKITLG, via the coding sequence ATGCGGGAGGTCAATTCCCTTGATGCCGATTTTAAAAATCTGATCGCATCAAAACCAGGTGGTGAAAGAGTTAAAAATTGTTTTTTATGTGGAACCTGTACGGCTGGGTGCCCGGTAAGTAGTTTAGACAGTGCTTATAATCCTAGGGAGATCATGAGTAAAATTTTACTGGGTATGAAAGAGGAAGTATTATCTTCCCCAGAAATTTGGCAATGCCAGCAGTGTCATACTTGTGTGGCCCACTGCCCACAGGACGTAAGATTTGCCGATATCGTCAGAGTACTCAGGCAGATAATGATTGAAGAAGGGTTTGCTGACAAAGAATTACCGGAAAAAATTGAAAAAATTGATACGGATCTCAAAAATATGAGAATTGAAAGAATACGTAAAATAACGCTAGGGTGA